The genomic DNA CCCAGCTACGCGGGCACCGCGACAAACCCCAGCTGAGATCACAGTGGGGTGACGGTAAGACGAATCGTGTCTTTCATCTGGCGGATCTTGTCAATTGCCTCGGTGGGCAGCTCGGAGGAAATGTCGGTGAGCACGTATCCGGTGGGACCGGAGGTGGAGAGAATCTGGCCGCCGATATTTGCCCCCGCATCGGCGAAGGTGTGGTTGATCGTCGCCAAAACACCCGGCGTGTTCTTGTGGATCAAGCGAATGCGGTAGCGCGAATCAGCGGAGATCGGCAGTTGAAGATTCGGCATGTTGACGCTCATGTCAGTGGAGCCAGAGTGGTTGAAATCAGCGAGCTTTGCTGACACGAAACGGCCAATGTCGTACTGTGCTTCTTCCGTGGAACCACCAATGTGAGGAGTGAGAATGACGTTGTCGAGCTTGACCAGCGGAGACTCGAAGGGGTCTCCGTTCTTCTTTGGTTCCTCGGGGAAGACATCAATTGCTGCGCCGCCGAGGTGCCCGGATACCAGAGCCTTGTGGAGGGCATCAACGTCGACAACGAAACCGCGGGAGAGGTTAATGAAGAGAGCTCCCGGTTTCATCATGTGGAATTCACGTTCGCCAATGATGTTCAAGTTTGTGGGTTGGCCGTCAACGTGGATTGAAATGATGTCGGCTTCACGTAACACGGATTCCATCGTTGGCATCTGGGTTGCATTGCCGAGGGCGAGGCGTTCAGCAGCGTCGTAAAAAATGACGTTGAGCCCCATTGCTTCGGCGAGAACTGACAGCTGTGTGCCGATGTTCCCGTAGCCGATGATACCGAGGGTGTGTCCGCGAACCTCGTGGGAGCCTTCCGCTGACTTGTCCCAGATTCCTCGGTGCATACGGGAGTTCTTGACTGTGACGCGGCGGGTGAGGTCAATGATTTCGCCGATGGCGAGTTCAACAACGGATCGCGTATTTGAATACGGGGCATTAAAGACGGTGATGCCGTGGGCTTGCGTGGCCGCCAGGTCGATCTGATTTGTCCCAATGCAGAACGCACCGATTGCTTGGAGGTGGGGTCGTGCTTTCAGGACGCGTGCAGTGACGTTGGTTTTCGATCGAATCCCAAGGAAATCCACTCCGTCGAGGGCGTCAATGAGTTCGTTTTCATCCAAAGCGCCTTTGACGCGGATGACGTCGATTCCACTGTCTGTGAGGATGGAGTCGGCGATCGCATGGGGATTTTCAAGGAGAAGTGCACGTGTCATAGTCTCATGGTGCCAGAGTAACCGGGAGAGAGACGAATTATGACCGGATCCTGGCCGAAAAATGCACGTGTGGTTCGCCACCGTTTGAGCGTCGTCCCCGGGCAACGACGTGCTAGGAATCATCTCCCCACTCGTCCATTCCCGCGGGGAGATCACCGGAATGAACGACTGTGAGATCGTGAGTTGCACGGGTCAGTGCGACAAAAAGATCACCCGCACCGCCGGTGAGTACCTCGTGGGGTTCGACGATGACAACGGAGTCGAATTCCAGTCCTTTCGCTGCCGCAGCGCTCAACACGGTCACGCGTTCGCTGAGAGTCCGCTCCCCGGTGAGGTCACCACCCCATGCGCGAGCCCTCTCGTCAGACACGATGACCGCAACTCGGCCCGAATGGAGCCCCGAGACGTCATCCAACCGTGACGTTGCGCGAGCAACCGCGTCCCAAGCCGCGCGCCAAAGAGGGTCCTCCTCGCGTGACACAGGTGAGTCTGCGCAAAGCCCCAGCTCGCACGCGGGTGCCTGGTTTTCCTCGGGTGACGAGGGTGCGGCCTCGTCCTCGTCAATAGAAGAGGAGACGCAGGCGAGGGGAACATGAACGGTCGAATACGCCCCATCAACGTCACGCACCGCAGTCATCGGGTAAGTGACGGGCTCGCCCAGCCGCGCCATGACGGCCTGAGCAATGCGCGTAAGCGTGCGGGGAGTGCGGTAGGACACGGTGAGTGCGAACTCAGCTTCCAGTGCGCGTGCCGCCGGACCCAGAGCCTCAGCCCATGAACGAGGACGATGCTGGCCACGTCGCTGATCAAGATCACCGACGACGGTGAAACTGCGCGAAGGACATCGACGCAGCAGAGCACGCCACGCCATCGGGGACAGATCCTGAGCCTCATCAACAACAACATGCCCGTACGTCCACGATCGATCCGCAGCGGCACGCTCAGACAGGGGAACCCAGCGGGGCTCATCGCGTGTCGCATCGGCAAGCATCTGGGCGGTGACGATACCGTCGCCAAGTCCCTGCCCCTCGATAGCGCGCTGTGCTCGCTCAATGTCACCGCGAGAATCCCCAGAGCGAGGGGACTGAGCAGACCCTGGAAGTGGGCCGAGCAGCTCTTCAAGCTCGTCGAGGAGGGGAATATCTGAGAATGTCCACTCCGCTGAGCGCGGACGTTCAACGGCGGCACAATCGCGCGTTGACAGGGGAGAACCGGCACGTTCATTCGCCTGAGCGAGCAACGCAGGAGAGGACAACAACCGACGGAGAAAATCGGGAGCCGATGTCGGCATCCATGCCAAGTTAATTGCCCGGCGCGCATCAAGAGAATCGCGAATCTCCGCCAGCCACGCCTTCTTCTCATCGGGCAGGGGAACACCGGAAGAATCCACGTCCCCGCTCGCCCGAGCCAACGTCGTTGCGAGGACATCCATCAGCTCAAGGGCAAACCCCTCTCGGGCACGGTTGTGCGCACGACCCGAACGCCTGGCCTTTGTGCGGGCAGCTTTCACGTCCTCTCGGCGTAACACCACGTCGCGGTTCCACACTCGAAGCCTCACATCCTCTGCTGGAACCCGTGGAATCAACCGAACGGCTTCCTTGAGGACGCGCGCCCACGCGGTGCGGCCCTTGATCTGTGCGACGGACTCCGAA from Schaalia sp. ZJ405 includes the following:
- a CDS encoding HelD family protein, whose product is MPEGAPTHSGDSSPDLTDDGRSEREGRGSTASLPEQDFVTRAYRRLDELRESYRTSQQRTHAVHGVGNAQAWTEREALSSHLGDMAARLEGVEERLVFGRLDCEDSTVRHIGRTSLSQTDGSVLLIDWRAPAAQPFYQATAVDPQGIVRRRHITTQGRRVTALEDELLTTDSPRVSDLDLHGEGALMSALESARDGHMGDIVSTIQAEQDSIIRARERQLIVVQGGPGTGKTAVALHRIAYLLYAERERLERSGVLLIGPSRIFLRYIEQVLPSLGETGVVSMTLGDLVPGIRPQVSDSESVAQIKGRTAWARVLKEAVRLIPRVPAEDVRLRVWNRDVVLRREDVKAARTKARRSGRAHNRAREGFALELMDVLATTLARASGDVDSSGVPLPDEKKAWLAEIRDSLDARRAINLAWMPTSAPDFLRRLLSSPALLAQANERAGSPLSTRDCAAVERPRSAEWTFSDIPLLDELEELLGPLPGSAQSPRSGDSRGDIERAQRAIEGQGLGDGIVTAQMLADATRDEPRWVPLSERAAADRSWTYGHVVVDEAQDLSPMAWRALLRRCPSRSFTVVGDLDQRRGQHRPRSWAEALGPAARALEAEFALTVSYRTPRTLTRIAQAVMARLGEPVTYPMTAVRDVDGAYSTVHVPLACVSSSIDEDEAAPSSPEENQAPACELGLCADSPVSREEDPLWRAAWDAVARATSRLDDVSGLHSGRVAVIVSDERARAWGGDLTGERTLSERVTVLSAAAAKGLEFDSVVIVEPHEVLTGGAGDLFVALTRATHDLTVVHSGDLPAGMDEWGDDS
- the serA gene encoding phosphoglycerate dehydrogenase translates to MTRALLLENPHAIADSILTDSGIDVIRVKGALDENELIDALDGVDFLGIRSKTNVTARVLKARPHLQAIGAFCIGTNQIDLAATQAHGITVFNAPYSNTRSVVELAIGEIIDLTRRVTVKNSRMHRGIWDKSAEGSHEVRGHTLGIIGYGNIGTQLSVLAEAMGLNVIFYDAAERLALGNATQMPTMESVLREADIISIHVDGQPTNLNIIGEREFHMMKPGALFINLSRGFVVDVDALHKALVSGHLGGAAIDVFPEEPKKNGDPFESPLVKLDNVILTPHIGGSTEEAQYDIGRFVSAKLADFNHSGSTDMSVNMPNLQLPISADSRYRIRLIHKNTPGVLATINHTFADAGANIGGQILSTSGPTGYVLTDISSELPTEAIDKIRQMKDTIRLTVTPL